One genomic window of Ruminococcus gauvreauii includes the following:
- the cas5c gene encoding type I-C CRISPR-associated protein Cas5c — protein MKNRNQIEYCVSGNYALFSDPIARMGGEKLSYMLPTYQALKGITESIYWKPSIIWIVDELRIMKPIRTESKNIRPISYVAPKNTLSVYTYLADVSYQVRAHFIFNENRRGDLEQDFNEHKHHNIAKRMVEKGGRKDIFLGTRECQGYVEPCTFGEGESYYDQYGELEFGVVFHGFDYPDETGHDILTARFWRPKMVDGVVQFPLPEEIPEEMKRSIRAMKAKKFGKEFNNFSGLEEDSLRQEFAGEGGVTNELDAETM, from the coding sequence TTGAAAAACAGAAATCAAATTGAGTATTGCGTATCGGGAAATTATGCTCTGTTCAGTGATCCGATTGCCAGAATGGGCGGAGAAAAGTTAAGCTATATGCTTCCGACATATCAGGCGCTGAAAGGAATTACAGAAAGTATCTATTGGAAGCCCTCGATTATTTGGATAGTGGATGAGTTGAGGATCATGAAGCCGATTCGCACGGAGTCTAAAAATATCCGTCCAATCAGCTATGTTGCGCCAAAGAATACATTGTCTGTCTATACCTATCTGGCGGATGTATCTTATCAGGTCAGGGCGCATTTTATTTTTAATGAGAACCGCCGTGGGGACCTGGAGCAGGATTTTAACGAGCATAAGCACCACAATATTGCAAAGCGTATGGTGGAAAAAGGCGGGCGCAAAGATATTTTCCTGGGGACGAGAGAATGCCAGGGGTATGTGGAACCCTGCACGTTCGGCGAAGGAGAAAGCTATTATGATCAATATGGAGAGCTGGAGTTTGGGGTCGTGTTTCATGGATTTGATTATCCGGATGAGACTGGACACGATATTTTGACGGCCAGATTCTGGAGGCCGAAGATGGTGGATGGGGTGGTTCAGTTCCCTTTGCCGGAGGAGATACCGGAAGAGATGAAGCGAAGCATACGTGCGATGAAAGCAAAAAAATTCGGGAAAGAGTTTAACAACTTCAGCGGTTTGGAGGAAGATTCGCTGCGGCAGGAATTTGCCGGGGAAGGAGGGGTAACGAATGAGTTGGATGCAGAAACTATGTGA
- a CDS encoding IS3 family transposase (programmed frameshift): MPQSYTPEFKKKIVRLHEEEGRTYKSITAEYGVSKASISKWCSELREECLTSPESLEEYDLMKENLRLRKELEEAKKENPLLKKSSGILRKGNRLEAYRFIEQYHTEFGLRWILRHLNICPNAYYNYRKHRKADYYARKANVQEQISEIYHSHNGVDGYRTMKVYLGLKGFLYSLPTIHKYMNTEMGLKSIVRPKKPKSEYGKPHKIFANKLNQDFHADTINQKWCTDFTYLRLKGGEVRYNCTIIDLHDRSVVASITDCHITSGLAIRTVKKALETQPSIKGEIILHSDQGSQFTSKAFAEFCESAHITQSMSKAGYPYDNAPMERYFNTLKNECINLYAFETEGALYQAIEEFAYVTYNHVRPHSYNNYRTPYQARNAA; the protein is encoded by the exons ATGCCACAAAGTTATACACCAGAATTTAAAAAGAAGATTGTCCGTCTCCATGAGGAGGAAGGACGCACTTACAAAAGCATCACTGCCGAATATGGCGTATCGAAAGCAAGCATTTCCAAATGGTGCAGTGAGTTACGTGAAGAATGCCTTACAAGCCCTGAATCATTGGAAGAATACGATTTGATGAAGGAAAATCTCCGCCTGCGTAAAGAACTGGAAGAAGCAAAAAAGGAAAATC CTCTTCTTAAAAAAAGCAGCGGCATTCTTCGCAAAGGAAATCGATTAGAGGCTTATCGATTTATTGAGCAATACCATACAGAGTTTGGGCTTCGCTGGATCCTTCGCCATTTGAACATCTGTCCAAATGCCTATTACAACTACCGGAAACACCGGAAGGCGGATTATTATGCCCGTAAGGCAAACGTACAGGAACAGATCAGCGAAATCTACCATAGCCACAATGGAGTGGACGGCTACAGAACTATGAAAGTATATCTTGGGCTAAAAGGATTCCTCTACAGTCTTCCAACCATTCATAAATATATGAATACCGAAATGGGGCTGAAATCGATTGTGCGCCCGAAAAAACCAAAATCTGAATACGGTAAGCCTCATAAAATTTTTGCAAACAAACTAAATCAGGACTTTCACGCAGATACGATCAATCAGAAGTGGTGCACCGACTTTACTTACCTGCGCCTCAAAGGCGGCGAAGTTCGATATAACTGTACGATTATCGATTTACATGACCGCAGTGTAGTTGCCAGCATCACAGACTGCCACATCACCAGCGGCCTTGCAATTCGGACAGTGAAAAAGGCGTTGGAAACGCAGCCGTCCATAAAAGGGGAGATAATCCTGCACAGTGATCAGGGATCACAGTTTACGTCCAAAGCATTCGCAGAATTCTGTGAATCAGCCCATATCACTCAGAGTATGAGTAAGGCCGGTTACCCCTATGACAATGCGCCAATGGAGCGTTATTTCAATACATTGAAGAATGAATGCATTAATTTATATGCATTTGAAACAGAGGGTGCACTGTATCAGGCCATAGAAGAATTTGCATATGTGACGTATAACCATGTGCGTCCTCACAGCTATAACAACTATCGTACCCCGTATCAGGCGAGGAATGCAGCATAA
- a CDS encoding flavodoxin: MAELIAFFSRGDENYVNGEIKNLGVGNTEVAAGIIRRLTGADLFKIEPKLAYSKNYNECISQAQTDQRRDARPELVAYPEHMEPYDVVYLGFPNYWGTMPMAVFTFLERYDFTGKTIRPFCTHEGSGMGSSVKDIKKLCPAAKVETGLAIRGGNVHHSERDIRDWL; this comes from the coding sequence ATGGCGGAATTGATTGCGTTCTTCTCAAGAGGGGACGAGAATTATGTGAATGGAGAGATAAAGAACCTCGGAGTGGGAAACACGGAGGTTGCAGCTGGCATCATCCGGAGGCTGACAGGTGCGGATCTGTTTAAAATAGAACCGAAACTGGCATATTCAAAGAATTATAACGAGTGCATCTCACAGGCACAGACAGACCAGAGGCGGGATGCCCGGCCGGAACTCGTGGCATATCCGGAACATATGGAACCATATGATGTGGTCTATCTTGGCTTCCCGAATTACTGGGGGACGATGCCTATGGCAGTGTTTACCTTTCTGGAACGTTATGATTTTACCGGAAAAACAATCAGGCCCTTCTGTACCCATGAGGGAAGCGGTATGGGCAGCAGTGTGAAAGATATCAAAAAGCTGTGCCCCGCAGCAAAAGTGGAGACAGGGCTGGCAATTCGCGGAGGAAACGTACATCACTCAGAGAGAGATATCAGAGACTGGCTGTGA
- the cas1c gene encoding type I-C CRISPR-associated endonuclease Cas1c yields MKKLLNTLYVTTPNSYLSLDGENIVLLQEQNELGRIPLHNLEGIVCFGYRGVSPALMGACAEKEIGLCFLTPHGRFLARVTGTVSGNVLLRETQYFRAADEMQSLVIAKSFLLGKIYNGRWCLERVKRDHRMRIDQEKMDEAISQMLRSLACLENAENRGELMGIEGIAAKAYFGEFSQMILRNEDVFVFDGRTRRPPLDPVNAMLSFAYTLLGNEITGALETVGLDPAVGYLHTVRPGRASLALDLLEELRAPLADRFVVTQINLGVFTEKDFLKKENGAIFMTDDARKRFLSAWQKRKQETIVHPYLKEKVQWGIVAYTQAMLLSRYLRGDLDAYPPFLWK; encoded by the coding sequence ATGAAAAAGCTGTTGAATACTTTGTATGTTACGACGCCGAATTCGTATCTGTCGTTGGATGGAGAGAATATCGTACTTTTGCAGGAGCAAAATGAGCTGGGACGGATTCCTCTTCATAATCTGGAAGGAATTGTCTGTTTCGGCTACAGAGGCGTTAGTCCTGCGCTAATGGGAGCTTGTGCAGAAAAGGAAATTGGTCTTTGCTTTTTGACTCCGCACGGTCGGTTCCTGGCACGGGTCACTGGAACGGTGAGCGGTAATGTGCTGCTGCGAGAAACACAGTATTTCAGGGCCGCAGATGAAATGCAGTCACTTGTCATCGCTAAATCATTTTTATTGGGAAAAATATATAATGGCAGGTGGTGTCTGGAAAGGGTGAAGCGTGATCATCGTATGCGTATCGATCAGGAGAAGATGGATGAGGCCATAAGTCAGATGCTCCGTTCATTAGCATGTTTGGAAAATGCTGAAAACAGAGGCGAGTTAATGGGAATTGAAGGAATAGCCGCGAAAGCATATTTTGGAGAATTTTCGCAGATGATCCTCCGGAATGAAGACGTGTTTGTTTTTGATGGAAGAACTCGTCGACCGCCACTGGATCCGGTAAATGCAATGCTTTCTTTTGCGTATACTTTACTGGGGAACGAGATAACAGGCGCCCTGGAAACCGTGGGTTTGGATCCGGCAGTAGGTTATCTCCATACAGTACGCCCGGGACGAGCGTCCTTGGCTCTTGATTTGCTTGAAGAGTTACGGGCGCCATTGGCAGATAGATTTGTTGTAACGCAGATAAATCTTGGCGTTTTCACAGAAAAAGATTTTCTAAAAAAAGAAAATGGGGCGATTTTTATGACGGATGATGCGAGAAAGCGGTTTTTGTCTGCATGGCAAAAACGTAAGCAGGAGACGATTGTACATCCTTATTTAAAAGAGAAGGTTCAATGGGGGATAGTTGCTTATACTCAAGCTATGCTTTTATCCAGATATCTGCGAGGAGATTTAGATGCTTATCCTCCGTTCTTATGGAAATGA
- a CDS encoding LysR family transcriptional regulator, producing MYNHMLDTFIAAADCGSFTKAAELLYISPTAVMKQMNTLEEHLDMKLLERTPSGVHLTDAGTLIYRDAKFMIEYSRKSIADARATLHARDTTFCVGTSLLNPAKPFMDLWYRVNRDFPEYKLHLVTFEDDHKGILTEIEQLGKKFDFLIGVCDSREWLRRCNFLALGRYKKMVAVSREHPLAGKKRIELKDLYGETLMMVARGDSGVNDFLRNDLEKHHPQIHIEDTPQFYDLSVFNRCAETRNVLLTIECWQDVHPGLVSIPVDWDYSIPYGLLYSLDAPEDVHRFAEAVERMI from the coding sequence ATGTATAACCATATGCTTGATACGTTTATAGCAGCCGCTGACTGCGGCAGCTTTACAAAAGCCGCTGAGCTCCTGTATATCTCACCCACCGCCGTCATGAAGCAAATGAACACGCTGGAAGAACACCTGGATATGAAGCTGCTGGAGCGGACACCGTCCGGGGTCCATCTGACAGACGCCGGCACCCTCATCTATCGGGATGCCAAATTCATGATCGAGTATTCCCGGAAGTCCATCGCGGACGCCAGGGCCACCCTGCACGCCCGGGACACTACTTTCTGCGTGGGCACCTCGCTTTTGAACCCGGCAAAGCCGTTTATGGATCTGTGGTATCGTGTGAATCGGGATTTCCCGGAATATAAACTGCACCTGGTGACTTTTGAAGATGACCATAAGGGTATCCTCACTGAGATTGAACAGCTGGGGAAGAAATTTGACTTTCTCATCGGCGTATGCGATTCCAGAGAGTGGCTGCGCCGCTGCAATTTCCTTGCGCTCGGCAGATATAAGAAAATGGTCGCCGTGTCCAGAGAACATCCCCTCGCCGGCAAAAAACGAATTGAGTTGAAAGATTTGTACGGAGAAACACTGATGATGGTGGCGCGCGGAGATTCCGGTGTCAATGATTTCCTGCGCAATGACCTGGAGAAGCATCACCCCCAAATCCACATCGAAGATACGCCCCAATTTTATGATCTGTCCGTATTCAACCGCTGTGCAGAGACGAGAAACGTCCTGCTCACCATTGAATGCTGGCAGGACGTCCACCCCGGTCTTGTTTCCATCCCTGTCGATTGGGACTACAGCATTCCCTATGGCCTGCTGTACAGTCTTGATGCGCCGGAGGATGTACATCGGTTTGCTGAGGCTGTGGAACGGATGATATAG
- the cas2 gene encoding CRISPR-associated endonuclease Cas2, with protein MLVLVTYDINITEVSGARRLRRVAKQCVNYGTRVQNSVFECQVDAAQYVQLKHLLLKEIDEDKDSLRFYSLGNKYSGKVEHFGVRRGLQVDEPLIL; from the coding sequence TTGCTTGTGCTGGTAACTTATGATATCAATATTACTGAGGTATCAGGGGCACGCCGTTTAAGACGCGTGGCTAAGCAATGTGTGAATTATGGCACACGAGTACAGAACTCTGTTTTCGAATGCCAAGTGGATGCTGCCCAATATGTACAACTAAAACATCTTTTGTTAAAAGAAATAGATGAAGATAAAGACAGCCTGCGCTTTTATTCTCTGGGCAACAAATATAGTGGTAAAGTGGAACATTTTGGTGTGCGTCGTGGGCTGCAGGTGGATGAGCCTTTGATATTATAG
- the cas4 gene encoding CRISPR-associated protein Cas4, translating into MANDDSDFLMISGLKHFQFCRRRWALIHIEQLWEENVLTLEGHYMHERVHDDSFTEARGSVLLSRGMPVRSQGLKITGVCDMVELYKDEDGVPIQGRSGRWRLYPVEYKLGQPDAQGADALQLCAQAMCLEEMFVTDIPEAALYYGKIKRRQRILLTEELRHKVKASVEEMQQLMLKGYTPRAKMGKACKNCSLVEICQPRLMKQVSASEYIRRAFHEEDRQ; encoded by the coding sequence ATGGCGAATGATGATTCGGATTTCCTGATGATCTCAGGATTGAAGCATTTTCAATTTTGCCGCAGGCGCTGGGCTCTGATTCATATTGAGCAGCTCTGGGAAGAAAATGTGCTCACATTAGAGGGGCACTATATGCATGAACGGGTGCATGATGACAGTTTTACGGAAGCGAGGGGATCTGTGTTGTTGTCACGTGGAATGCCCGTTCGCTCCCAGGGACTGAAAATTACCGGTGTGTGTGATATGGTAGAATTGTATAAGGATGAAGACGGAGTGCCGATTCAGGGACGGAGCGGACGGTGGAGGCTTTATCCTGTAGAATATAAACTTGGTCAACCGGATGCACAGGGGGCGGACGCGTTGCAGCTATGTGCGCAGGCCATGTGTCTGGAAGAAATGTTTGTGACAGATATTCCCGAAGCCGCTCTGTATTATGGAAAGATAAAACGCCGACAGCGTATTCTTTTGACAGAGGAACTGCGGCACAAAGTAAAGGCTTCTGTGGAAGAAATGCAGCAATTGATGTTGAAGGGGTATACACCGAGGGCGAAGATGGGAAAAGCCTGTAAAAATTGTTCTCTTGTGGAGATTTGTCAGCCAAGACTGATGAAACAGGTTTCGGCTTCGGAATATATTCGCAGAGCTTTCCATGAGGAGGACAGACAATGA
- the cas7c gene encoding type I-C CRISPR-associated protein Cas7/Csd2, which yields MADLKNKIDFALVFTARNANPNGDPLDGNRPRTTYKGLGEVSDVCLKRKIRNRLLDEGQNIFVQSDERRRAGDTFRSLKDRADNEPALVECTKQIKAGKKTREDYARLACETWYDVRAFGQVFAFKKGKKEEEESDAVSIGIRGPVSIQSAFSIEPVNITSSQITKSVNLETGKDPDKKGPDTMGMKHRVDFGVYVTYGAINVQPAEKTGFSEEDAEVLKEAMRTIFCNDETSARPAGSMEVVKLVWWKHSCASGQYSSAKVHRTLGISCDAKGNVTISTDDLKGLVPEVLDGE from the coding sequence ATGGCTGATTTAAAGAACAAAATTGATTTTGCATTGGTTTTTACCGCAAGAAATGCTAATCCCAACGGTGACCCTTTGGATGGTAACCGTCCGAGAACTACATATAAAGGGCTGGGAGAGGTTTCGGATGTTTGTCTGAAGCGAAAAATCCGCAATCGACTGCTGGATGAGGGACAAAACATCTTTGTTCAGTCTGATGAACGCCGCAGGGCGGGGGATACGTTTCGCTCTTTAAAGGACAGAGCAGATAATGAACCGGCGTTAGTGGAGTGTACAAAACAGATTAAAGCAGGAAAAAAGACCCGGGAGGATTATGCCAGGCTGGCGTGTGAAACATGGTATGATGTCAGGGCATTTGGACAGGTTTTTGCTTTCAAAAAGGGCAAGAAAGAGGAAGAGGAATCCGATGCCGTATCAATCGGCATTCGTGGCCCTGTTAGTATTCAGTCAGCCTTTAGTATAGAGCCGGTCAATATTACCAGCTCCCAGATCACGAAATCTGTGAACCTGGAGACTGGAAAAGACCCGGATAAAAAAGGGCCCGACACGATGGGAATGAAACATCGGGTGGACTTTGGTGTTTATGTTACTTATGGTGCAATTAATGTACAGCCAGCGGAAAAGACAGGTTTCAGTGAAGAAGATGCAGAAGTGTTGAAGGAAGCGATGAGGACCATATTCTGCAACGACGAGACCTCGGCCCGCCCGGCTGGAAGTATGGAAGTCGTGAAGCTGGTCTGGTGGAAACACAGCTGTGCTAGTGGCCAGTATTCATCGGCAAAGGTGCATCGGACACTGGGAATTTCCTGTGATGCCAAGGGAAATGTAACGATAAGCACGGATGATTTAAAAGGCTTGGTTCCGGAGGTATTGGATGGCGAATGA
- the cas8c gene encoding type I-C CRISPR-associated protein Cas8c/Csd1 — protein sequence MSWMQKLCEAYDAGIICDQSKESVMLVPLGFVRKKVKYHVVISQDGGFVSADELMDENQFQEIPSTPQAESRTGDNGAPFPLTEQLKYLVYEDKNLRRFGRYMEQMNAWCEQPYAPSCLRTVYTYLDGHTLLADLESQPNLKLKYYKNTEKREGAGEDAKAMVCFSVQMQDGGSDDLWLRADIKESWSRYLADKLPGVRDFCYVEGKMLPSVENHPKLQGNAKLISAKDSEFPFQYRGRFVGDRSAAIVSFDASVRAHNALIWLITRQGMQKYGMTWVVWNTNGALMKAPIDEKNGFIEEEEDEEDAVLDSIIDTFESYAREVMSAARGYGGRLHDYNPERTNSAVILGLESATDGRMSVTYYQECSGNEYVGRLEDWYKECCWWRYSWRKKTKEIVTPNPEHIAIAVMGIDAVNAAKRDLKCEKSHTKLMRKLQSRILTCIVDKQPLPFDIVRSAFYRVCAPLAFVGGKDRQWSRSAWENSVDTACAMIYCFQKRGLGEACEVFGPELQADSKRPDYLYGRLLAVADLMEERAMDKGRDYPTNAVRLMQKFVQHPFETWLKIHEKLIPSFKKLGSEGKIYQIILEEIEQLFSGEDRYERGELSLEFLQGFSSQKQKLFQKWEPTAKREGKDKVLHKLPKRRSELYGCLVAIADAAEREESDGERTGMTNAMQMMSVFAARPYESWGRLHDKLIPYLEKLGDKADYYQWLIEITEMQFSQPERVTTESLDGSFLHGYYAMLRTFYQKTQFSGEPQSWKDVKDMRSALYGQLLGIAERLERKRFIGGADGIDRRSTNELRVMTAFAQKPAATWENLKVKLKPYLRYAGNCAEKDYTMLEQLEARLQHNGWNTNDPLGSIYLHFYYKERNK from the coding sequence ATGAGTTGGATGCAGAAACTATGTGAGGCATATGATGCCGGTATTATCTGTGACCAATCGAAAGAGTCGGTTATGCTTGTTCCGCTGGGATTTGTACGTAAAAAAGTAAAATATCATGTGGTGATTTCGCAGGATGGAGGGTTCGTATCGGCAGATGAGCTGATGGATGAGAACCAATTTCAGGAGATACCCAGCACGCCGCAGGCGGAAAGCCGTACAGGAGATAATGGAGCCCCGTTCCCCTTGACAGAGCAGCTGAAATATCTGGTCTATGAGGATAAAAATTTGAGGCGGTTCGGACGGTATATGGAACAGATGAATGCGTGGTGTGAGCAGCCGTATGCACCGTCCTGTCTGCGTACAGTATATACCTATTTAGATGGGCACACGCTTCTTGCTGATCTGGAATCTCAGCCTAATTTGAAACTGAAGTATTACAAAAATACAGAAAAGCGTGAAGGTGCAGGAGAGGATGCAAAGGCAATGGTCTGTTTCTCTGTTCAGATGCAGGATGGGGGAAGTGATGATCTCTGGCTCAGAGCAGATATAAAGGAAAGCTGGAGCCGCTATCTGGCGGATAAACTGCCGGGTGTCAGAGATTTCTGCTATGTGGAAGGAAAAATGCTTCCTTCTGTTGAGAACCATCCGAAGTTACAAGGAAATGCGAAACTGATTTCGGCGAAGGATTCTGAATTCCCGTTTCAGTACAGGGGGCGTTTTGTTGGTGACCGTAGTGCGGCGATTGTTAGTTTTGATGCGTCTGTCCGTGCCCATAACGCTCTGATCTGGCTCATCACGCGCCAGGGAATGCAGAAATATGGCATGACATGGGTGGTATGGAATACAAATGGGGCGCTTATGAAAGCTCCGATTGATGAAAAGAACGGTTTTATTGAAGAGGAAGAAGACGAGGAAGATGCCGTTTTAGATTCAATTATTGATACGTTTGAAAGTTATGCCCGGGAAGTGATGTCTGCTGCGCGTGGCTATGGAGGCAGGCTTCATGATTATAATCCGGAACGGACAAATTCCGCGGTAATATTGGGACTGGAGTCGGCGACGGATGGAAGGATGTCTGTTACCTATTATCAGGAATGTTCTGGAAATGAATATGTGGGGCGTTTAGAAGACTGGTATAAGGAGTGCTGTTGGTGGCGCTATTCCTGGAGAAAGAAAACAAAAGAAATAGTAACGCCGAACCCGGAGCATATTGCCATTGCTGTTATGGGAATCGATGCGGTAAATGCGGCCAAAAGAGATTTGAAATGCGAAAAATCCCATACTAAATTGATGCGTAAACTGCAGTCCAGGATTTTGACCTGTATTGTGGACAAGCAGCCGTTACCGTTTGATATTGTCCGCAGTGCATTTTATAGGGTATGCGCACCGCTTGCATTTGTCGGCGGGAAAGATCGGCAATGGTCCAGGTCTGCATGGGAAAACAGTGTCGATACTGCGTGTGCGATGATTTATTGTTTCCAAAAGCGTGGATTGGGAGAAGCTTGTGAAGTATTTGGCCCGGAACTACAGGCTGATTCAAAAAGACCGGATTACTTATACGGCCGTCTTTTGGCGGTGGCTGATTTAATGGAAGAAAGAGCGATGGATAAGGGGCGGGATTACCCTACGAATGCCGTCCGGCTTATGCAGAAATTCGTACAGCACCCGTTTGAAACATGGCTGAAGATTCATGAGAAGTTGATTCCGAGTTTTAAAAAACTAGGCTCAGAGGGTAAAATATATCAGATCATTTTAGAAGAAATAGAGCAGTTATTTTCGGGGGAGGATCGATACGAAAGAGGCGAGTTATCATTGGAATTTTTGCAGGGATTTTCCAGTCAGAAACAGAAGCTTTTTCAAAAATGGGAACCGACTGCGAAAAGAGAAGGTAAGGATAAAGTTCTGCACAAGCTGCCAAAGCGGCGTTCTGAGCTGTACGGATGTTTAGTGGCGATTGCAGATGCTGCGGAGAGGGAGGAGAGTGATGGAGAACGAACTGGTATGACGAATGCCATGCAAATGATGTCAGTATTTGCAGCAAGACCATATGAGAGCTGGGGAAGACTTCATGACAAGCTGATTCCCTATTTGGAAAAATTGGGTGATAAGGCTGATTATTACCAGTGGTTGATTGAAATTACGGAAATGCAATTTTCACAACCAGAGAGAGTGACGACGGAGTCGTTAGATGGCAGCTTTCTGCATGGATACTATGCCATGCTTCGGACATTTTATCAGAAAACACAGTTTTCCGGAGAACCTCAGTCATGGAAAGATGTAAAGGATATGCGGAGTGCTTTGTATGGACAGCTTCTGGGAATTGCGGAACGGCTGGAGAGGAAACGTTTCATTGGCGGAGCAGATGGGATAGACAGGCGTTCTACAAATGAATTGCGAGTCATGACAGCCTTCGCACAAAAGCCGGCGGCTACGTGGGAAAACCTGAAGGTCAAATTAAAACCGTATTTGAGATATGCGGGAAACTGCGCAGAGAAGGATTATACGATGCTGGAGCAGTTGGAAGCAAGATTGCAGCATAACGGTTGGAATACTAATGATCCTTTAGGAAGTATTTATCTGCATTTTTACTATAAAGAACGTAATAAATAA